The genomic stretch GCATGAATGCTCGGAGCTGAACTCACACTCTACCATTTACAGTACGATATATGGACACTCCAAACAACAATAATGCTTCCTCTGTGCAAACACATTTTGAGAACAACCATGAGCTATTGCCTCAGCATTCTATCGACACAACACATGCGCCTCAATGAAACTCGCCTTCAAGCGAAGCAGCCTTACATGGCTCCGCAAAGACTTAAGGTTATTTACACTTTAAACAACTATTATCTATCGCTCTTTATAGCAAACAGTAATGCAAATTGCAGGATTCTGAAAGCAGTTCTTAACTATCATCGGATCCAAATTCTCCTCGAATCCCAACCCGACAATTACAATGGTGACAAAGGAATAATATCATATCGAAAAACATAAACATGCAGAGGTGAAAAATGAAATACATGTATGAAAGTATTGTTTAGAAGCCAAAGCACAAAAGCCCCGTCAAATATTAAAAGATCAAACTAAatgaaaaagaacaaaacaacGCTCAATCATCTGCACCCGGCTCCTTCTTAGACGGGTCAACTAAAGGGTTCGTCTGGTCAGCAGTAATAGTGAGGCCGGGACAGAACGCCAGAGCCTGCTCCGACAtttcggtttggttcgattttgagATAATCCAATACCCAAATCGATTAAAATTATATGGATTAGTTTGAATTTGCAAATTTTTGCGATAAAGCTCATTCCAAACCGAATCGTGAAACAACGGATTGGTTTGGATTGATTGATCAGGTAAattataaaaatgcaaaaatattttaaaaaataacttatttatggAGGTTAAgttttcataataatataaaaaatacattattatTAGCGTTCAATTATAAATACTAGACTAGTAACTTTTTCATAATAGATTCAACAATATTTAATAAGAAAAACATTTGACATAAAGACTTTTGAATATATAATTAGTCATTTAAGTTAGTATGATAATAAATGTGTTTCATAGCTCTATGCTTGGTTAGCACAAATGCACAATACAATAACATACATCATTTGACTTTTTTCTTCTTAAATTTTAATGTTTGGTAGTAATTTTCATGACAATTAATTATGGTTGATTCGGGTAAAGCAATTTGCgggttgaaaattaaaaatacgaTGTGTAAACCATTTGTCTTCAGATTTCATTAGTTTGGTTCGATTCTTGTCCGAACTGAAATAATACCTAATTTAAACACTATGGTTTTGTTTggattttggtttggtttggatttatCCAAACACCTTATATGTTTGTTCAAATAATGCTTTTCAGACAAACACGGTTTTGAAATTTGTGAAACGCCATAATTTTCACATTTAGACCTTCACAATTTGCTAGTATTTTCGTAGTGTTTTTCTGGAtaatattatcacaaaaaatccaTTACTCAATTAATAATCATGTTTATGCATCATATTTTGCACCTATATGTTTGTTCAAATAATACTCTTCAAACAAATCTCTTATacaattaataatcatattttgATTGAGAAGCTTCATTTTTTTAGAATTGTGGCGGATGAAACTGCGATAATGTTCTACCACAATTTACCATTTTTTAATGTTTCTCTGTATTGCTAACGAAAGGTCACCCAGGTCCAACATTTTTTAATAGCAGAGAGAATGTGTTCTCATACATTATTCCCTGTATAGAGCTCAAGTCTTTCTCATGTAGTAGTTGTCAGGAAATTTGGCTCTTAAGGTTTTTCAACTTCAATGTTGTTGACGCGTTACCAGTCGCAGATTGAGGCAACAAACTAGGCTAATTCGCTCATTTTTCAGATCTCGTCAATCAGTATTATTGCGGCGAGCCTGTACAAGTCATTGCCACGGAGGGAACGTCTTCGTCCTTTCGTGCTTGATGCTTGGGAGTTGTGACTGGTATGGAATTGTTTGGCAACTCAGTCACTCGAAACATCTTCACCCTTTCCAGCTTGACGCTCGGGGGCTGTGTTCAGTGCCAAATTAATTGGCCCCTCGGTCATTCCGAACGTGCCAGGTTTGACGCTCAGGGGCTGTATATAGGTCGAAGGAAGAAAAGTTAACCtattaacagaaaaataaaagtataaaaacaacaaaaatggaTCTTATTGAAGACTAATTCACCAAATCAATGGTCCGGAAAAGTTGAAACAATTAAGCAATGCTTTAAAACTAATGAAGAAGCAAATTTATATTCGAAAAAATGGTAGTACAAGACTCTGTTCATTatataattgttatattttacaCCAGAATTCAGAATCACAAACTTCTTAGGCGATTAAATGTCTCGACCGACACTTTCATCATCTCAGAATTACAAAACGAAGATGCTAACGAACTCCATACAGAAATTTCAGGAAGTTTTCCCTGGCTTATCATGTCCTCCAACCACATAACAGCTTCATATTGCCGACCTAAGGAACAAAGACCCTCAATGAGCAAGTTGTAACTATTAGCACAAGGCCAATATGATTTAATCGACATATGCTCCAAAAGTTGGCTTGCTTCAAGATACCTTCTCTCGCGACAAAGCATCTCGAGTAAAATACTATAAGTTTCTTTGTCGCCCATGCAACCTACCTTTTTCGACATCTTGTTCAAGCTCTCGAGCACTAATGTCGAATTTCCAACATTACGAAGGTTTTTCAAGAGAATACTATAAACTCTAGCATTTGGTAGACAATTAACTTCCACCATGTCCTCTTCAATTACCTTGATTGCTTCATCGACCTTATCAACCTTGCACAACGCAGCTACCTTTGCCTCGAAAATCAAATGTTTTGGTTTAAACCCTTTGTTTTTCATTTCAATGATAACTTTATCAGCCTCGTCTATCTTACCTTCTTCATATAGATCAACCGCCATGGCATTATAACTAGCAGTGCTAGGAACTGAACCCCTCACCAAAGCTTCGTGAATCCACCGTTTAGTAACTTCCGCGTCTTTACCATCACCACACTGACTAAGATCAAGCTGGGTATAACATCGCTTCGGCGCTTTCAGTCCTTTCCTCAAAATCTTCCCGAGGATTTCCACAGCTTCGTCAAACTTTCCATCATCACACAAAGCATCCAAAAGAGTCCTATATATCACAACATCCTCGCCGTTACCTTTCAGAGAGATCCTCCAAAACATCGAATACAACAAATGAGTAGCCTCATGTAACCTCTTATCCTTACACAATCCCTTCATCACAACAAGATAACTCTCCCTATCAGGATAACAACCTTGATAATCCATCTCTTGAAATATCTGCAACGCCAAATCCGACCGACTCTTCCTACACAAAGCATACATAAGCAAATTCAACGCCCGAACACGAGACTTCACTTCCCAACCACAAGAACTCTCAACGAAAAGACTATGAGCATCCTCAAGCTTATCCTCATTCACCATTATCTCCAAAAGTGTGTTAAAAGATTGTGTCCAATTCACACAGTTAAACTGAGGAAT from Vicia villosa cultivar HV-30 ecotype Madison, WI linkage group LG4, Vvil1.0, whole genome shotgun sequence encodes the following:
- the LOC131594456 gene encoding pentatricopeptide repeat-containing protein At1g05600; protein product: MSIRWPRVLNPTQLSQIITTQKNPLKALEIFNQAKSKYPKYSHNGPVYATMITILGSSGRLKEMKDLIEQMKQDSCECKDSVFASAIKIYAKEGLVDEAMLLYRNIPQFNCVNWTQSFNTLLEIMVNEDKLEDAHSLFVESSCGWEVKSRVRALNLLMYALCRKSRSDLALQIFQEMDYQGCYPDRESYLVVMKGLCKDKRLHEATHLLYSMFWRISLKGNGEDVVIYRTLLDALCDDGKFDEAVEILGKILRKGLKAPKRCYTQLDLSQCGDGKDAEVTKRWIHEALVRGSVPSTASYNAMAVDLYEEGKIDEADKVIIEMKNKGFKPKHLIFEAKVAALCKVDKVDEAIKVIEEDMVEVNCLPNARVYSILLKNLRNVGNSTLVLESLNKMSKKVGCMGDKETYSILLEMLCRERRYLEASQLLEHMSIKSYWPCANSYNLLIEGLCSLGRQYEAVMWLEDMISQGKLPEISVWSSLASSFCNSEMMKVSVETFNRLRSL